The following are encoded together in the Misgurnus anguillicaudatus chromosome 14, ASM2758022v2, whole genome shotgun sequence genome:
- the LOC129427952 gene encoding zinc transporter ZIP3, translating to MEIAVAKILCLLGIFALMLGGILIPVRMMQTEFDKVTRYRRAVAFSNSFGGGVFLATCFNALLPAVRDKVEEVLKSLKVTTEYPLAETMMMLGFFLTVFVEQAVLTFRKEKPSFIDMETFNAGGSEAGSDSEYDTPFIATPRGSPGAHHHHSHHHGHFSPSELTRAGPLRLASLVLALSAHSVFEGLALGLQEDGAKLGSLFIGVAIHETLAAVALGVSVAKAGVPLRDAVKLGLTVSLMIPLGIGIGMAIDTAQNLAGSIVSVVLQGLAAGTFLFITFFEILSRELEDKHDRLLKVLFLVVGYGVLAGLVFIKW from the exons ATGGAGATAGCTGTAGCCAAAATACTGTGCCTGTTGGGGATCTTTGCCCTCATGTTAGGTGGGATCCTCATCCCCGTGAGGATGATGCAGACAGAGTTTGATAAAGTTACAAGGTACAGAAGAGCGGTTGCATTCAGCAATTCATTTGGAGGAGGTGTATTCCTGGCCACCTGCTTTAATGCTCTTTTACCAGCAGTAAGAGATAAG GTAGAGGAAGTCTTAAAATCGCTAAAAGTCACCACCGAATACCCGCTGGCAGAGACGATGATGATGCTTGGCTTTTTCCTCACAGTGTTTGTCGAACAAGCCGTGCTTACTTTCCGTAAGGAGAAGCCATCGTTCATCGACATGGAGACGTTTAACGCCGGGGGCTCGGAGGCGGGGAGCGACTCCGAGTATGATACTCCATTCATTGCCACCCCTCGGGGTTCGCCCGGAGCCCACCACCATCATTCTCATCACCACGGACACTTCAGCCCCTCAGAGCTGACGCGTGCCGGGCCGTTAAGATTAGCCAGCCTGGTGCTGGCACTTTCGGCTCACTCGGTCTTTGAGGGGCTCGCACTGGGCCTCCAGGAAGATGGCGCTAAGCTCGGAAGCCTCTTCATTGGAGTGGCCATCCATGAGACGTTGGCTGCCGTGGCTCTGGGGGTTAGCGTAGCAAAGGCAGGAGTGCCCTTAAGGGATGCCGTTAAGCTGGGCCTGACAGTGAGTCTTATGATCCCTCTGGGCATCGGGATCGGGATGGCCATTGACACGGCCCAGAACTTGGCAGGTAGTATCGTCTCTGTAGTGCTGCAGGGCCTGGCAGCCGGTACTTTCCTTTTCATTACGTTTTTTGAGATTCTTTCTCGAGAGCTGGAGGATAAACACGACAGGCTGCTGAAGGTTCTGTTTCTGGTTGTTGGTTATGGTGTACTAGCTGGGCTTGTATTTATCAAATGGTAG